The Callithrix jacchus isolate 240 chromosome X, calJac240_pri, whole genome shotgun sequence genome contains a region encoding:
- the LOC128930627 gene encoding LOW QUALITY PROTEIN: uncharacterized protein LOC128930627 (The sequence of the model RefSeq protein was modified relative to this genomic sequence to represent the inferred CDS: deleted 1 base in 1 codon), producing MAKVTRKLKGCSKVVEQPNSSTKKLISSKKGKKRKNSSHPGARNGGKVRKIQRAIKRLLHGSSGKKSSSTITEIPEKVKSEKSQEVLATSKD from the exons ATGGCTAAAGTTACCAGAAAATTGAAAGGATGTAGCAAAGTTGTGGAACAACCAAACTCAAGcacaaaaaaattaatctcaagcaaaaaagggaagaagagaaagaactcctctcatccCGGGGCCAGAAATGGAGGCAAG GTGAGGAAGATACAGAGGGCAATAAAACGACTGCTTCATGGGAgttca ggaaaaaaatcttcTAGTACTATTacagaaattccagaaaaggtaaaaagtgaaaaaagccaagAAGTTCTGGCAACTAGCAAAGATTGA